The proteins below come from a single Scatophagus argus isolate fScaArg1 chromosome 15, fScaArg1.pri, whole genome shotgun sequence genomic window:
- the ptafr gene encoding platelet-activating factor receptor, translated as MLASTTVATTGTHGLGSPAGNDSTFLDSEFRYVLFPVAYGIIFILGLFANIYVLFVLRCLREAKAMGEIRIYMTNLTIADLLFVSALPFWIGYYSRNGNWVYADFMCRLTGTLFFINTYCSILFLGAISINRYWAVTRPLDAASSDHRRRGIIVCVVIWILTVSMGIPFLNSPGTNTDGNNFTRCFEGYQNETESQKKTLAATHFAIIGLFFVVFFLVLVCNSLIARALLSQSAPQAELKSATVISRKSTMSSSPRRPRGVKRRALQMLMAVVGVFALCFLPHHVIQGPWTLAVLRIEQGWGHVEWDQRTRQMLNDAHQVTLLLMGLNCILDPVVYCFATRKFRRFIMAHIQKLTKGEGCSQTVTSQFSMDSRNQSQRLPEQQELEMD; from the coding sequence ATGCTGGCCTCAACCACAGTTGCCACAACAGGAACCCATGGTTTGGGCTCTCCAGCTGGCAATGACTCAACCTTCCTGGACTCTGAGTTCCGTTATGTCCTTTTCCCAGTCGCCTATGGCATCATCTTTATCCTGGGCCTCTTTGCGAACATCTATGTGCTGTTCGTCCTGCGCTGCCTCCGTGAAGCCAAAGCCATGGGCGAAATCCGCATCTATATGACAAACTTGACTATTGCCGATCTCCTATTTGTGTCTGCCCTTCCTTTCTGGATCGGCTACTACAGTCGCAACGGCAACTGGGTCTACGCAGACTTCATGTGCCGGCTGACTGGGACATTGTTCTTCATCAACACCTACTGCTCCATCCTCTTTCTTGGAGCCATCAGCATCAACCGATATTGGGCAGTCACCCGGCCTCTGGATGCTGCCTCTTCAGATCACAGGCGTCGTGGGATCATCGTGTGCGTTGTCATCTGGATATTGACCGTGTCTATGGGTATTCCATTTCTGAATTCTCCAGGGACCAACACCGATGGGAACAATTTCACGCGTTGTTTTGAGGGGTACCAGAATGAAACTGAATCGCAGAAGAAAACACTAGCTGCCACTCATTTTGCTATAAttggattattttttgttgtcttctttcttGTCTTGGTGTGTAATTCACTTATTGCTCGAGCTTTGCTCTCACAAAGTGCTCCTCAGGCAGAACTCAAATCTGCCACAGTTATATCCCGAAAGTCCACCATGTCATCTTCACCTAGGAGGCCCAGGGGAGTGAAAAGGAGGGCTCTGCAGATGTTGATGGCAGTGGTGGGagtgtttgctctgtgttttctgccccACCATGTAATTCAAGGCCCCTGGACACTGGCAGTGTTACGGATAGAACAGGGCTGGGGCCATGTAGAGTGGGACCAAAGGACTCGTCAGATGCTCAACGATGCACATCAGGTCACCTTGCTGCTTATGGGCCTCAATTGCATCTTGGATCCTGTAGTTTATTGTTTTGCCACAAGGAAGTTTAGAAGGTTCATCATGGCCCACATTCAAAAGTTAACAAAGGGAGAAGGGTGCTCACAAACGGTCACCTCGCAGTTCTCCATGGACAGCAGGAATCAGAGCCAAAGACTACCGGAGCAACAAGAGCTCGAAATGGATTAA